TTTCTTGAGTGCTCTTTGGAACTTCAATTTTTCTAAtgtcttttcctccataacttcaaaattttaaaacatattatacGTCATTTTataccattttctttttatatcataGAAACATGTTCaattctaatgagagacagataAACATGTTCAGTTCTGGACAAGAGAGAAGATGGAAAGGAATCTGGAGAAATGGAGGAAGGCGAAATATATTCAGATTATATTgtgtgagaaaagaatctatgttCAATAAAAGGTAGGCAAACATTTTACATGAATACCTAACtggaaataagtaaaataaaagaaacctaGCAATTATAGAGATTAAATATAtgtactggagaaaaaaaaaccctaacttcTTAGTCATCTACTTtgtaaaagaacaacaacaacaaagcagccACAAACCCTGTACTGGAAATAAATATAGAGGATGTGAGGAATCCAAGTGTTAAGTGAATCCTACATGTGAGTGagtattgttttaaaaagtaaagaaatggtGCAACTTCACTGTCTGTGTGTCCATGGTGAAATGAAAGAGACTATTAATTTGTGGGAAAGGTGAGTATTCAAGGAAATACATGTGCAGTGGATCTGCAATGTAATTCAAGGATGATTTTACTATCTAGAGTGTGTGATCAATGCTTAAATTTCTAAACAGGGAATAAGAGATAATTTTTTACTTATCTCCAGTATTGTCCCATTGGCTTAGGCATATCCAACTCATGAGGACAAGCTGGAACATTCTCTGTGAGCCTGTATTTACCTGTCTCATTGGAAATCTCATTGTCGGCACAGGGAATACAATCAAAGCAGCAGACAGCCTTGCCTTCCTGGACAGCTTTCCTGAATCCAGGCCTACAGCTCTTACTGCACACAGACTGAGGAGTCTAAGAGAAATGAAAGCTATtaacaagccgggtgtggtggcacatgcctttaatcccagcacttggaaggcagagagaggtagatttcttagttcgaggccatcctggtctaaaaagtgagttccagggcagccagagctatatagagaaaccctgtctcaaaaaaaaaaaaagttactatcAAATTTCTAGGCTTCTCTGAATAATTTGAGTAAATATAGCATTTTTGAGTACAATAGAGTAGTTTGTTTTCTAATGCTTATACCTGCAATTGAATCTACCAGGTTTTGATATTGCTATTTTTATCAGGTTTTGGGCTACACAACCCACATTTTTAAGTCTTGTTTGAACCTGAAGATACTGATAAGTATATGTGTTTAAAGTAGTGATAAAGAAAGTCATGACATGCATATAGATTTAATTGGTCTCTATGCTTACTGAGTACTAACAGGAACTCTTATATTGAAAGTGGTTGTTAATGTTGACTGACAGTTTAACAGGTCTTGGATTCATTATGAATGTAAATCTTAGGCATCTCCATGAATAGTTTTATACTTGCACCTACCAGAGATAAGAAAAACCATGAAAAGTTGGCTCTGTTGCTCACAGAATGTAAATATGATAGGAGTGAGCAaccacattttcatttccaaCTTCACTCTAATTCTAGTATATGAAAACATTGTCATCACCTCCTCTGGCTTTTAAAACATCCTTTGCCCCAATATAATGAGTGCTTACAGAATGAGCAAGAACAACCTATCTTCTCCTTAGTTGCTTTTTTGACAATTTACATGAAGTAGCAAGTCaaacattaaacacacacacacacacacacacacacacacacacacacacacacacacacacacactgtcatacCTTTAAGCCTTTTTAGAGGTTGGGGAAGTAAAATGCCGCCTTACCTTCCTGTAATTTCTACATCTTGTTGACAAAATGAACTTATCAGTGTTCTGAGGCAGCAAATATTAGACAGTCTCCTTTTAAGAAACATATGGGCATTAACAAAGTTAAAATAAACATATCCGTTGATCAGAGTCTAGGAATGAGTAGTAGTCTCTgctatctctttttttatgtgaaAATCCTTATTGGTAATTGGTAATTGGTTGTTGGTACTGAGTGAGAGTTCAATGATCATGACATCCTGAGATTTATCTTAGTTTTTATGATAGGTCAAAGCAGTGAGGGAAGTCACAACTCACCATTGTAAACCCTGTAGGCCACTGTATCATCTGTTCACATAAAGAGAATTGTGGACCCTGCTGAGCACTTAGAGAATAGGTTCCTACtttcacctttaatccaagaccACTTGGAAAATTCCAAAAATTAAGAATGTCGTACTGTGCATCTAAGTTTCCTCCCCCATGCGTTGCTGTGTGTCTTCCTATATGACTTCTCATTATCGTGTTCTTTAGGAAAGGGTGAagctaaaataaatacaaaaacataTGTTGTAAAACATAGGATgtaataaaagatttttaaaaagtattacaaAGAATCTCATTTGAAACAGCCATTTCCAATGGAAATAGTGAAAGTCATGAAGCCAGGACAGCTGTTTGTCACAGTTCCAACAAAGGTAAACCAAATGCCTGAAACACTGTCCTTCAGtttctcttttggttttggtCTCTGCCTTTTGCATTCTTGAAAAATTTTTGCATTttgatttattatattttgtttcctgAGAAAATTATGTCTAAATTGTTAGGAAAGTCACAAACTTaatattccttctgttttttaaggaaataattgtatatggcactatttggaagtgttCCTTATGTCCTAGAGCTCATGATAAGCATGAGTAAGCACAAACATAGAAAAATTATAAATGAGGCCATGGTTCCCGAGATCTTCTTGGGTATATGCCCCAAAGCACACCCAAATATTATATATGGAACAGGTTAAACTTAGAAATATTAGACAAACTCTTACTGGGCAGGAAAACTGTAACTGTCTCAAGACCAATTTTTTACAATACACTTAGAGCTCTCTGAAACCGTAGCTTTAGAATAGGGAATCATATAACATATACACCTGGACAGATAGAACTCACTAAATAAGATAGATTGACTAAAATACACTTTTACTATTTGATAGGAGacacaataaaattatataaataaaactttacatATTAGTAATTACTATTCATGTAAGAACgagtttaaatgttttctttgtgtggAGGACTCTAAAACTGCAAATACTGCCAGCTTAAATGCACGGtgtcatataataaatatgtttgaTTTGCTGGAAACATTCATTAAAATCTTTGAAATGTAGTTCTAGGGTAGATAGTAAAAATAATATCTATTCTATTTGTACTTTCTAATTTTGATTGAACTTCTAACCCCAAACatgtaatgaaaaataaaaaacatgtttGGAGAAAAAATGATATACTCTGTATTTTTCGATAATTATTAGGCTGTCTATCTTCTGTGGAACCTGTATAAATGAAGAACATACCAGACTGCTAGTTAGTCAGAGCTTTGTGATTCCCCTGAAAATGATGCCTGGGATTCCTCTCTCACTGAAATGCTATATTCTCTTGAGGAACCCTGACAACTCGTAGCGTTGATCCCTGGCCCTCAACTCTTATAAGCCCAGGTCATAAGAATCATCGATACAGGAGCAATCAAAGATGCTGAATAGATAAAAGATACTTGAATTGATGTGCATTAAATTTCAAAGATCTCATTCCATACAAGATTAATCATCGAACTAAATACAGCTAAGTCACCAAGACACCAATTTACATTGATTGAACAATTTCCTATTTCTTTAATAAGCTTACTCAACCTAGTCACTTGTGGAATAGAGCTTCTGTCCTTAAAAAGAGGGCTTAAAAGTCTGAAGTTTACTTTAAACTGATCTTCACTTTATAACGATTTGTTATAAATGCTCAGGAGCATTTTAACACTTAAAGATTTACTGCTCTGTCCTCTTTCCTAAGAAATAAATATGGGAAATATCAACTTTTCATGCTGAAGATATTATCAAGAAAATTGTTAGATAATGTTTTACATAATTCAATATTAatttaagtttgtttttgttcctgGCACTCTATTCATAAAGAACACTTACTCAGGATTTAGAATTTACCTCCAGACAGAGGAACAATATTCCCTCCATTGCTTATTGACAGCTTAGTGTAAAATATGTGATGCTCAATTTGAATGCCTAAAGAAATAACGAAAATGCCACATTGTTGACATTATATAACACAGGAATGAATATTACCTGCCACTGGAAGAATACCATTTCTTCACCTTTGGCATATGGTTGGGTCTGTATTTTTTGAAGATTCATCTCATGGATACTATAGGCAACAGCACGCACAGCATTGTAAATATTGTAGCCTTCTTCATTCATGGCTGGGTCAAAATGGTGTCTTGGAAGTAAATCCAAAGAAGCATTGGGTTGGCAGTTCTCCAAAAGTTGACAATTAAATTCAGAAAATGAGCACTTGAAAAACAAATGCCAAAACTTAGGAAGATAGTTGTCCTCTGGGTATTTGTAGGGATTAACTGTTTGGACAAAATTCATAAACTCAACCATCTCGTCATGGTGGTGTGAAAAAACTAGACTCCCATGAAATGACTCTACCATAAAATAATCAGAGTGGGTATCAACATCCCATGAAGAGCTCAAGACCCAGACTTTCCATGTCACTAACAGTTGTGCAATATGTCGCATTAAACCTTGTACAGAAATAATGTCTCCATAAATAACTATGACATTTGCTGATGATTCCTCAATCTTATACATATTTTTCCATAGTTCATTGGAAAATGCATTCCATGCACTAGAGATAATTTTCAAAAAGGCTATGCAGATACCATGGTTTTCCATATTTTCTCTTAAGTCTGATAGTATCTGAGTCCCTCTGTGATCATCTGGTATGATCAGACCAACCCAGGACCATCTGAATTGAAGCAACAAAAAGACTATAGCAAGCGACAGAGATGTGTCCTTGGGGGACATCTGATATAGAGAATTAAACTGACCTCGGTCATTCAAGATAGAATCAAAAGGGCCAAAGGTGACCTGAAGAGATAACAAAATACATTGGCATTAGACACAGTCTTAGTCTTAAATCAACAGGTAGGAACAGTCAAGATGAAGATGGACTTGTCCTGTAAATCCACTACTTTCTTTCCAAAAAATTGCTGACAGATCTCCAATTGCAATTACATAGCTGGTCTTTCCCACTCCTACTTTCATTCTTAGTAATGTAAATATGAATTTAATAAAAGTATATTCATACTTTACTTTGATAGGTGACTAAATACATTGCCGCTATTTTAAATTTACAGACACTTATAATGTCAAAACGGATACTTGTCTTTTAGGTCCCACATCCAATTCCTCACCTGAGGTATTTTATAGAGTTGTAGAAATGTTCCAATGTGGGCAGATGCTGACCATGATGGTCCTGTGAGTACAACAGGTGACTTTCTCTTCTGTCCACAGTCACAATTAGGAAGGGGATTAATTATTCTTGTGCGCCAAAGAAAAATACTACGAAGAATATTCTTTTCAGTAAATGGAATATTATAGATATCATATCCAATAGTTGTATTGGGTAAAAGATCAGGGTTTCTGTTGATCTCTTCAATAGCAAACACCAGGGCCAGAACAAATTGGTAGTTCTTAAACTTATACCTGCACAGATTTCATAAAATTACACAGGAGGAAGCCATAGATCATACAACTTTTCTATTTAGTGCAGTGGTTTTGTAATGTAAATGCCAATGTTTCTATGAAATCATTATTACAATATCTTCTCATGAATTCCTGGAATTAGAATGTGTGTTTTAAGCAGATGAGATTAGAAATATCCTATACTCACTAAGTATTATCTCTTGGACTCCAGTTTATCATCATATTGCTTTATTTATCTTTCATATGTAGAAAAATACCTGTCTGTGAATAAGGAATTAGGTTCTAAAAAACTTCAGAACTCTTATGGTTTGGATCTTGCCCTTTTAGTCTCTATAACTTTGAAAGGACAATATATGTTGATCCAATCACCCACTTCTCTGTGACAATAGCCACCTTAAAAATTAGCACAAGGTGGGAGCCCTAGGGGATCCATCTTAATccctgagactagtctgcacaggtgagagtgtggattacagaaTCTACCATCATCTTGGACAGgtggaagccacacagcttctgaggcagaccccttttcagtctccagacatccaggcaccttccctgcctggAGGGCTTTGtctgagcacctgggggagccatcttggttcccggatccctctgagactggtctgtacaggtgagagagTTGACTACAGAAGTTaccagcttctgggacaggccctgtttcaggccttcattttCTGTCAGGAGGCATGTCTgaagccagatatctgtgtaccttccctgcaagaggagagcttgcctgcacagaGTGCTCTggtcactgaaactcaggagagtgctagtctcccaggtctgctgatagaggctaacagaatcacaagaggaacaagctctaaccatgAACAACTATAACAAGTAACTCCAGTGATTCCCAGATGttgaaaggcaaaagtaagaatcttactaacagaaaccaagaccgctcaccatcctgagaacccagcactcccacctcagccagtgctgggcaccccaacacacccaaaaagctagaaccagatttaaaagtatatcccatgatgatggtagaagagatcaagaaggtctttaataattcacttaaagaaatacaggagaacactgctaaagagttgcaagtccttatggtaaaacaggaaaacacgtccaaacaggtgatggaaatgaacaaaaccatactagatctaaaaagggaagtagacacaataatgaaaacacaaagtgagggcacgctggagagagaaaccctaggaaagaaatctggaaccatagatgtgaacatcagcaacagattgcaagagatggaagagaggataTGAGGTGCaaaagatttcatagagaacatcagaacaacaatcaaagaaaatgcaaaatgcaaaacgatcctaactcaaaacatccaggaaatccaggacacaatgagaagaccaaacttacggataataggggtagatgagaatgacgattttcaacttaaagggccagcaaatatcttcaacaaaattatagaagaaaacttcccaaacctaaagaaagagatgcccatgaacatacaagaagcctacagaactccaaatagactggaccagaaaagaaattcctcccaacacataataatcagaacaacaaatgcactaaaatatagagtattaaaagcagtaaaggaaaaaggtaaagtaacatataaatgcagacctatcagaattacaccagacttttgaccagagactatgaaagccagaagatcctggacagatgttattcagacattaagagaacacaaatgccagcccaggctactatacccggccaaactctcaattaccatagacaaagaaaccaaagtattccacaaagaaaccaaattcacacattatctttccactaatccagcacttcaaatgataataacagaaaaaaacaaaacaaacaaacaaacaaacaaaaaaacaaaaaacaatacaatgacGGTGTCTACACCctataaaaatcaagaaagtaatccttcaacaaatctaaaagattGTTGAAGAttaacagccacaagaacagaatgccagctctaacaacaaaaataattcgaagctacaattacttttccttaatatctcttactaacaatggactcaattctccaataaatagacatagactaacagactggctacacatacaggacccaacattttgctgcttacaggaaacccatctcagggaaaaagacccaacctacctcagagtgaaaggctggaaaacaaatttccaagcagatggtcctaagaaacaagctggagaagcctttctaatatcgaataaaatcgactttcaacacaaagttatcaaaaaagacaaggacgggcacttcatactcatcaaaggtaaaaccttccaagaggaactctcaattctgaatatctatactccaaatgcaagggcagccacattcattaaagaaactttagtaaagctcaaagcacacattgcacctcacaaaataatagtgggagacttcaacacaccactttcatcaatgacaGATCgcggaaacagaaacaaaacagggacacagtgaaactaaccgaagttatgaaacacatggatctaacagatatctacagaacattttatcctaaaacaaaagggggCATTTTCTTATTGATGTTCCCactttcagatgactttagcaTGTCTCAAGTTGGTACAAACCATTGCAGCACATTTAGCTTATACTTCTTCACtgctgttcattattgaaggaagtcatgGCAGGTACTCAAGTATGTCAGGATTCTTCACACAAGAGATGATCCACTTGTCATGGAGCAACACTGTTTTTTGGTTTGATCACTGTTCAGTGTCCTTTATTATGGAAACCAAAAACACAGTTGCAGAAGTGGCACACAACCAACAATGGAATGCACACTCCCACATCatgaatgattaagaaaatagcCTACAAGACTGCCTATTCCCTGATCTCATTGAGGCAGCTACTCCATAGAGTCTTCCTCCTCTATAATGACaataggttgtgtcaagttgatataaaactaaacACCACACCAAGAAATATGAGATAAAATTTCTACAACTGTCTTagagaatatgaaaataaaaccagatacactgaaaagtatagaggaaaaagccaaaagtgccttgaacacataggcacaggggaactttttctgagcagaacaccaatggttttgCTTAAAGATCAAGAAATGATAAAtctgacctcataaaattgcaaagcttctataaagcaaaggacactgtcaataagacaaaccagcaaccagcagattgagaaaatatctttccCAATCCTACAGCAGgtagagggctaacatccaatatatacaaagaactcaagaaggtagactcctgaGATTcaaataaccaaaataaaaaatggatTAAAATGCTAAACAAAGAAGTTTCAACTGAGAATTATCAAATGGCTgaaaagtacctaaagaaatgtttaaaatccttaatcatcagggcaatgcaaatcaaaacaacacggagaatccacctcactccagtcagagtggttaagataaaaaactgaGGTGATAgcaggtgctggcaaggatgtggataaagagaaacactcctctttTGCTGGTATGATTGAGAGcaggttcaaccactctggaaatcagtttggcactttcctcagaaatttggtcATAGTACTTACTGTGCACCCAGCTATACCgttcctgggcatattcccagaacatgtaataaggacacatgctccactatgttcattgcagctttatttataatagctagaaactggaactAACCCAGATATTCTTCAACataggagtggatacagaaatgtggtacatttcatCAAttgagttctactcagctattaaaaatgatgaatttgtgaaattcttagacaaatggatggaactagaaaatatcat
This Mus musculus strain C57BL/6J chromosome 7, GRCm38.p6 C57BL/6J DNA region includes the following protein-coding sequences:
- the Vmn2r58 gene encoding vomeronasal receptor Vmn2r58 precursor codes for the protein MFWIFTFGLLCIPIFVCAFTDNECYVTCSDYFYREGDVTIGAFFPLHIYYTGNKVPGKYLPYSFQDYRVQYKFKNYQFVLALVFAIEEINRNPDLLPNTTIGYDIYNIPFTEKNILRSIFLWRTRIINPLPNCDCGQKRKSPVVLTGPSWSASAHIGTFLQLYKIPQVTFGPFDSILNDRGQFNSLYQMSPKDTSLSLAIVFLLLQFRWSWVGLIIPDDHRGTQILSDLRENMENHGICIAFLKIISSAWNAFSNELWKNMYKIEESSANVIVIYGDIISVQGLMRHIAQLLVTWKVWVLSSSWDVDTHSDYFMVESFHGSLVFSHHHDEMVEFMNFVQTVNPYKYPEDNYLPKFWHLFFKCSFSEFNCQLLENCQPNASLDLLPRHHFDPAMNEEGYNIYNAVRAVAYSIHEMNLQKIQTQPYAKGEEMVFFQWQLHPFLKNTIMRSHIGRHTATHGGGNLDAQYDILNFWNFPSGLGLKVKVGTYSLSAQQGPQFSLCEQMIQWPTGFTMTPQSVCSKSCRPGFRKAVQEGKAVCCFDCIPCADNEISNETDMYQCMKCPESHYANSEKSHCLQKSVSFLAYDEPLGMALIITALCFSLLIAAVLVVFVKHRDTPIVKANNRTLSYILLLTLFICLLSSFLFIGQPNTTTCILQQTAFGILFTVALSTVLAKAITVVIAFKATVPARMVRWLMVSRAPNFIIPICTLIQLIICGIWLVTSPPFIDQDTQTEHGHIIIVCNMGSTVAFHTVLGYLCSLALGSYTMAFLSRNLPDTFNEAKFLSFSMQVFFCVWITFLPVYHSSKGKVMVVMEVFSILASSVALFILIFAPKCYIILLRPEKNSCHNVRHKKHSRRNINLFT